ACTATGGAGGTCTTCAAGTTCACCTATTTTATCTTTAGTGTTTTGAATCATCCTTTGAAGGCCTGGCTGGCCGATTGAAGCAACAATTTGACCTTCTTTAATTAAATCACCAGATTTAACTAAGATTTTTTCTATCTGACCTGAAGTTACTGATGTAACTACAAGTACAGTTCCACCCTTGATAAGTATGCCCTGTCCATAGACTTTATCATTGATCGTTCCAAAAAGTCCCCATAGTATAATCATGAAAACTATTACACCCATTGATATAAGAGCTATCCATCCTACGGGAGATGTGACCTGCATTAAAGTATCAAGCTGGTCGGGGGATGAAATTCTTTCTAATGCTTTTTTTCTAAAAAGGCTTTTAGGGTCACTCATATATATAGAATTCCTTTTTTTAAGGTTAAAATTTAGTTTACCAGTTTATAGTTTTTAAGAAAAGTAAATTGGAAAAATTAAATAAACGTCGTAGGACGTCATTCCGGAAAAAATTGAAAAATGAATATTTTTCAATTTTAATCCGGAATCCAGAATAAAAGTCTTCATATTCTCTGGATTCCGGGGAAAGTCAGAAAATCTAAACGATTTTCTGACTTTCCCCGGAATGACGATAATCCAAAATACTTTTCTTAAATACTGTAGAATAAAATATTTATCTCGATTTTGGTAATTCAAAAAAGTCCTTTTCATTGATTGTAAAGCCGCCGTCACTGAAATTTATTATGGATGCTGTTTCATATTTCAGTCTAATTATATTTGTGGCATAAAACATTTGAGAACTAACTTTTTCTGATTCAGATTGAGTGAGCTGTTTTTCAGTAAAGATTGAATCAACGAGCGTAGTTTTTCCGATAGTAAATCTTTGTAATTCAGAGTCCATTGTTTTTTCAAAGTAAGTAGCAGATTCAATGCATTTTTCCAGTTCTGCTATTGAATGCATTAATGAATCAACAGCGCTAATTATATTCGCTTTTATTTGACGTTCAAGGTCTTCCGTATAAATTCGATTTTTTCCAAAAGAGCTTTGAGCTTTAATGATACTTCCTTTACCTTGGTTGTTTGCAAAAGGATAGTTAAAATCAAGTGCTAATTTTATACTTGGAGCGACCATATCTTTAAATAAAGACTGATAAGCGCCTGTTCCAACATTTCCATCTCTATCCTGTCCGAGGCATCCAATAAAAAAGCTTAAGTCAGCTTGAGGCAAAGCGTCTATTTCCGTAGCTCTAAGATTTATTTTTGATATTTCTTCAAATTTTACAGAAGCTTGATAATCTTGTCTTTTTTCTAAAGCTTCTTTTATAAAATTGTCAGCTTTAATATTTTGAACTTTATTAGCTGGAGGAGAAAGGGGGAAATTGTTTGAAGCGGTAAGTGTATCTTTTAAGTCTTCTATATCAAGGCCAATTATTTTAATTAGACTTAATCTTGCATGATGAAGCTCTTGATTTGCTCTATAAAGGGAGGCTCGTGCGGACGCTTCACTCGCTATAATCCTTCCTAACTGAAATTTAGGAATTTCGTCAGCTTCCACAAAATGTCTGCTTATTTCGAGAAGTCTTGCTTGAAATTGAAAAGATCTTTTGTAAAATTTAACTTTTTCTTGTGCAGCAACAAGTCCCCAGTAAGCTGAAACAGTCGAATATAGAGAATCTATAGTTGTTTGGTGTAAAGATAATAAACTTGCGTCATAAGCGATGGCTGAAGATTTTTCTCTTGCAGTAGTTGAATCTGTACCACGGCCTTTTCCAAGGGGCATTTTAAATTCAAACCAAATTTCGGAATTATACGTTGGAGGAACATCTTGATTTTTACCTCGATATTGGTTAGATGATTCAGAAAGCCTAAGTCTCTGTGTAAATTCAAGACCATTTCTAAATTTCTTTTTTCCAGAAGCGTCAATACTTACGTATGTTTTTTCGTCAACAGTAGGAACGCCTCCGAGTTTTTTAAGATAAATTAACGAATTTGTTTCAACTTGTCTTTGGGCTTCAATTGAGGCTATTATTCCTTTTCGAGTAGAATCATAGGAATCAGTGCGCAGTTTTTCAGCTTCATTTTCATTTACAGTATTAGCTTCTTGATCAAGTATAATATCATACACTGAAACAAAGTCTTTGCCTTCTCTGCTTCTTTCTTCTTCTATATCTAAAATTCGCAATCGTTCTTCTAAAGATTCGGCTATAATGTGGGCTTTATCCGCATTTGCTTCGTTATCAAGTCTTCGTTTAAGCTCTGCATTATAAACTTCAGGTTTAAGTTCTTCTTGTATATATTCGCCTTGAGTATTAAGGCCAATATTAATATCAAACTTCCCGGACGCGGCCTGAAGGTCTCCTTTTTTATAAGCTACATCTTCTTTTTGAAGTAAAATATTTGGATTATGTTCAAGGGAAAGTCGAATCGCATCCATTAAAGACATGGAATCTTTATAATTTACTTCGCTTAAAACATAAGCGGGACTTATTAACGACATTAAAGACACGAACAATAGCAAATTTTTACATATACTTAAAAAATTTAGCATTTGAACTCCTTATTTAGTTATAATTAAAAACTGACTCATTATTTCTATTTTTATATCATAAAATTTGAATTATTCAGTATTTTTAGCCTTAATAAGCTGAATTAGGTGTCATTTTTATACATAGTTACGTTTATTTTAAAACTCTAATATTAATTTACAATTATTTAGATAACAAAAGTAGCGGAATCCATGGCATCGCCACATAGTTTCTTACAGTACTATTTATTATAAAATCAATGTTTCCAATCGTTTGATTTTTTGTAACTGTAATTATATCGGCAGTATCAAAACTGTTTTTACCATTATACCAGTAATTATAATTAGAAACTGGGGAATATAACATAAAATTAACTTTATATGATCCAGGATTTAGGGATAGAAATGAAAAATTATTGTTGCTGCAATTCCAGTCAGAATAATAATCGTAATTCAAGTAATATGAATTAATATAGTTATTA
This portion of the Desulfobacterales bacterium genome encodes:
- a CDS encoding TolC family protein; translation: MLNFLSICKNLLLFVSLMSLISPAYVLSEVNYKDSMSLMDAIRLSLEHNPNILLQKEDVAYKKGDLQAASGKFDINIGLNTQGEYIQEELKPEVYNAELKRRLDNEANADKAHIIAESLEERLRILDIEEERSREGKDFVSVYDIILDQEANTVNENEAEKLRTDSYDSTRKGIIASIEAQRQVETNSLIYLKKLGGVPTVDEKTYVSIDASGKKKFRNGLEFTQRLRLSESSNQYRGKNQDVPPTYNSEIWFEFKMPLGKGRGTDSTTAREKSSAIAYDASLLSLHQTTIDSLYSTVSAYWGLVAAQEKVKFYKRSFQFQARLLEISRHFVEADEIPKFQLGRIIASEASARASLYRANQELHHARLSLIKIIGLDIEDLKDTLTASNNFPLSPPANKVQNIKADNFIKEALEKRQDYQASVKFEEISKINLRATEIDALPQADLSFFIGCLGQDRDGNVGTGAYQSLFKDMVAPSIKLALDFNYPFANNQGKGSIIKAQSSFGKNRIYTEDLERQIKANIISAVDSLMHSIAELEKCIESATYFEKTMDSELQRFTIGKTTLVDSIFTEKQLTQSESEKVSSQMFYATNIIRLKYETASIINFSDGGFTINEKDFFELPKSR